A section of the Mangifera indica cultivar Alphonso chromosome 12, CATAS_Mindica_2.1, whole genome shotgun sequence genome encodes:
- the LOC123192561 gene encoding RNA polymerase II C-terminal domain phosphatase-like 1, with the protein MYKTVVYEGKEKLGEVEIFPQQGEEEKKNMKVFDEIRISYYTEASERCPPLAVLHTITSSGICFKMESKSSDNIQLHLLHSSCIRENKTAVMPLGAEELHLVAMYSKSHERQCPCFWGFIVASGLYNSCLVMLNLRCLGIVFDLDETLIVANTMRSFEDRIEALLRKISTEVDPQRIAGMQAEIKRYQEDKSILKQYADNDQVIENGKVIKVQSEVVPALSDNHQTIVRPLIRLQEKNIILTRINPQIRDTSVLVRLRPAWEDLRSYLTARGRKRFEVYVCTMAERDYALEMWRLLDPESNLINTKELLNRIVCVKSGSRKSLFNVFQDGICHPKMALVIDDRLKVWDEKDQPRVHVVPAFAPYYAPQAEANNTVPVLCVARNVACNVRGGFFKEFDDGLLQRIPEISYEDDLTDIPLPPDVSNYLVSEDDASLMNGNKDPLTFDGMADAEVERRLKDAMSASSTISSALTDLDPRLASLHYTMPTSSSSIPLPTSQVANLPFPNVQFSSAASLVKPLGHVVPQEPSLQSSPAREEGEVPESELDPDTRRRLLILQHGQDTRDQPPSEPSFPVRPPMQVSAPRVQSRGSWFPSEEEMSPRQLNRAGPKEFPLDSEPMQTDKPRPHHPSFFPKIESSVPPDRLHENQRLTKEPLRRDDRLRLNHNLSSYNSFSGDEVPLSHSSSSNSKDFDFESGRDISSAESPAVVLQDIAIKCGAKVEFRPALVVSMELQFSIEAWFAGEKIGEGMGRTRREAQRQAAEASIKNLANVYMSRLKPDSGSAIGDVSRFSNTNDNGFSGNFNSFSTASEPSTLLDPRPEVSKIPMGSVSALKELCMMEGLGVAFSKLSPSSVNSNQNDEVYAQVEIDGQVLGKGIGSTWDEAKMQAADKALGSLRSMFGQFPQKRQGSPRSFQGMSSKRLKPDFPRVLQRMPPSGRYPKNAPPVP; encoded by the exons ATGTATAAAACGGTGGTGtatgaaggaaaagaaaaattgggGGAAGTAGAGATATTTCCGCAacaaggagaagaagagaagaagaacatgAAAGTGTTCGATGAAATCAGAATAAGTTACTACACGGAAGCGAGTGAGAGATGTCCGCCACTGGCAGTGCTACATACCATTACGTCTAGTGGGATTTGCTTCAAAATGGAGTCTAAATCATCGGACAACATCCAGCTACATCTATTGCACTCCTCCTGTATCAGAGAAAACAAG ACTGCAGTGATGCCACTGGGGGCAGAGGAGCTTCATCTGGTTGCCATGTATTCTAAGAGTCATGAGAGGCAGTGTCCATGTTTCTGGGGATTCATTGTTGCATCTGGACTGTATAATTCTTGTCTCGTCATGTTGAACCTTAGATGTCTTGGTATTGTTTTTGATCTGGATGAAACCCTTATAGTTGCAAATACAATGCGCTCATTTGAGGATAGAATTGAAGCTTTGCTGCGTAAAATAAGCACTGAGGTGGATCCACAGCGCATTGCTGGTATGCAGGCTGAGATCAAGCGCTATCAAGAGGACAAGAGTATATTGAAGCAATATGCTGACAATGATCAGGTTATTGAAAACGGGAAGGTGATCAAAGTTCAGTCAGAGGTTGTTCCAGCATTGTCTGACAACCATCAAACTATTGTTCGGCCACTTATACGGTTACAAGAGAAAAACATCATACTGACTCGCATCAACCCGCAG ATTCGTGATACCAGTGTTCTTGTGAGGTTGAGACCTGCATGGGAAGATCTACGTAGCTACTTGACTGCTAGGGGACGCAAGCGTTTTGAGGTCTATGTTTGCACAATGGCAGAAAGGGATTATGCTTTGGAAATGTGGAGGCTTCTTGATCCAGAGTCAAATCTGATAAATACTAAGGAATTGTTGAATCGCATCGTGTGTGTCAAATCTG GTTCAAGGAAGTCATTGTTTAATGTCTTTCAAGATGGAATTTGCCATCCTAAGATGGCACTTGTGATAGATGATCGCTTAAAAGTGTGGGATGAGAAAGATCAACCTCGGGTGCATGTTGTCCCTGCGTTTGCTCCATACTATGCTCCTCAAGCTGAA GCAAATAATACAGTTCCTGTCTTGTGTGTGGCGAGAAATGTTGCTTGCAATGTTAGAGGTGGTTTTTTCAA AGAGTTTGATGATGGTCTTTTACAAAGGATACCTGAAATTTCATATGAAGATGACCTTACTGATATTCCTTTGCCTCCGGATGTGAGCAACTATTTGGTTTCTGAG GATGATGCTTCTCTCATGAATGGAAACAAAGATCCACTTACTTTTGATGGCATGGCAGATGCAGAGGTTGAAAGAAGACTTAAG GATGCAATGTCAGCTTCTTCAACCATCTCTTCAGCTCTCACAGATCTTGATCCAAGGCTTGCTTCACTTCATTACACAATGCCAACTTCTTCTAGCTCAATTCCTCTCCCAACGTCTCAAGTAGCAAATTTGCCATTTCCCAATGTGCAGTTTTCTTCAGCAGCTTCGTTAGTGAAACCATTGGGTCATGTTGTCCCACAAGAACCAAGCTTGCAAAGTTCTCCTGCTAGAGAAGAGGGTGAGGTGCCAGAATCAGAATTAGATCCTGATACTAGGAGGCGACTTCTCATATTGCAACATGGGCAAGATACAAGAGATCAGCCACCAAGTGAACCCTCATTTCCTGTAAGACCTCCAATGCAAGTTTCAGCTCCACGTGTGCAGTCACGTGGAAGTTGGTTTCCATCTGAAGAAGAGATGAGCCCTCGACAACTGAACCGAGCAGGACCCAAAGAATTTCCTTTAGATTCTGAGCCGATGCAAACTGACAAGCCTCGGCCTCATCATCCATCTTTTTTTCCTAAGATTGAGAGTTCTGTTCCACCTGATAGACTTCATGAAAATCAAAGATTGACAAAAGAG CCACTTCGTAGAGATGATCGGTTGAGGTTAAACCACAACCTGTCTAGTTATAATTCTTTCTCAG GTGATGAGGTCCCCTTGAGCCATTCATCTTCTAGCAACAGCAAGGATTTTGACTTTGAATCTGGACGAGATATTTCTAGTGCAGAATCTCCAGCTGTAGTTTTACAGGATATTGCAATAAAGTGTGGAGCCAAG GTGGAATTCAGGCCAGCTTTGGTTGTTAGCATGGAATTACAGTTCTCCATTGAG gctTGGTTTGCAGGAGAGAAGATAGGTGAAGGAATGGGTAGAACACGAAGGGAAGCCCAGCGGCAGGCTGCTGAGGCATCCATCAAGAACTTGGCTA ACGTATATATGTCACGTCTAAAGCCCGATTCTGGTTCTGCCATCGGAGACGTTAGTAGATTTTCTAACACAAATGATAATGGGTTTTCGGGTAATTTTAATTCATTCTCAACTGCGTCAGAACCATCTACACTTCTAGATCCAAGGCCGGAGGTCTCTAAGATACCAATGGGTTCAGTGTCTGCACTTAAAGAATTA TGCATGATGGAGGGCCTTGGAGTTGCTTTTTCCAAATTGTCTCCGTCATCAGTTAACTCCAACCAGAATGATGAAGTATATGCACAG